GACCTTTGACTTCGAAGTCTATTCAGCGGCTCAAGAGCGTTGGCTAGAGGTGAGTTCTGTGTCTAATTTTGAGAGCTTTCAGGCTAATCGCTTGAAGTGTAGATTCCGTAATGAGCAGAAGAAAACCGAACTCTGCCATACCTTGAATGGAAGTGCACTGGCATTGCCTAGAATAGTGGCTGCCATATTGGAGAATAATCAAACCCCAGATGGAATAAATATTCCAGTGGCTTTACGCCCATATACAGGGTTTGATCGTATACCGAAAACCCAAAAATAGTGATGTCACAGGAGGTGAATTTTATCTTTTCCCTCCTTTTAGCATCTAATACTTAGGTGAGATCTGTATGTGGCAGGCGACCTTATTTTATAAGAATTAAATGTATGATAAAATATAATAGAAGGCAGTTTGCCAAATTTATTCTGCTATTAATAGTAGCTACTGTCGGTTTCCCGAATGTGGTTTCTGCACAGGAAAAGAACGTATTGTCGTCCTCGACAGTATTTAATAATGACGAAACGTTTGAGTATAAATTGATCTTCAAGTGGGGCGTCATTCGTGGTAAAGTAGGTGAAGCAAAGCTATATAATAAAAAGATCAATTCAGGTCAGCAGTATTTCTCTAAGTTGACGTTCAGGTCCGTAGGTATAGGTGATGCCTTTTATAGCCTAAGAGATACATTTGAAACGTTATACTCAAGTAATCGTAAGCCATTGAGATTTGAAAAGCGGGTAAATGATGACGGTTATATAATGTTTGATGAGATTTCATTTAAGCATTCACCAAGTGTTATCCGTGCTTCTGTGAAAGCGTATGTCCCAGATAGAGTAAAAGTAGATACAGTCTATACTTATAATCCTAATGAGATAGAGGTGGTTGATATGCTTTCTACTCTTGCTTTCGTGAGGGGCTTTGACTTAACCAATCCTGAAGCATCTATTAATGGCAAGAGAATTGTAATCCCAATAGGTCGCTCTCAAGTTTATACTGAATGTCAGTATGGAGGTACTGAGGTGCTTAAGAAACCTGACGGGTCTAAAGTGGAGACTGTTATAATTATCTTAAGTATTCAGGATGAAGCGTTCGAGAATAAGAAAGATGCAGTAACAGTATGGGTTTCAAGAGATGAATACCAAATCCCATTAAAGGTTACTGGTAATCTAAAAGTAGGTCGTGTTGTGGTAGAGCTTACCTCATACTACAATAAAAGTGGGTCCTAAGCACCCAGTAACTTTGTGAATATATAATAAGACTTCTCTATATCTTTTGTTTCAAGGTATAGGGGAGTTTTTTGTAAAGGTCGAGTTTATGAAAGCTAATAAATTGAGAAAATCAAAAGCCTTAGTTGAAAAACTTTTACTAAGGTATTATAATCGTGATTCAAAGGCATTTAAGATTCTATTAAAGCATAGTGAGTGTGTCGCAGAGATGGCACTGGAAATAGTGGATAATCATCCAGAATTAGATCTGGATAGAAGCTTTGTCTATGAGGGTGCTATGTTGCATGATATAGGTGTATTTGCGTGTCATGCACCGGGGATAGGCTGTATGGGGGAAGAGCCTTATATACGACATGGGGTTATTGGTTCTGAAATCCTGACAATGGAGGGGTTGCCACTACATGCTTTAGTCTGCGAGCGACATACTGGAGTAGGCCTGTCGTTGGAGGCCATTCTGAGGCGAGGACTACCGCTGCCTCATAGGGAGATGGTTCCTGTATCCTTGGAAGAGCAGGTGGTCTGCTTTGCAGACTGTTTTTTCTCAAAAAGTGGTGATCCCGCTGAAAAGAAATCGATCGCTCAGATCTCCAAAGGGATGGCAAAGCATGGACAGGATCAGGTGAATAAGTTCAATCTTTGGTGTGAGAAATTCCTTTGATATCCGATTTTTAGAAGGATGCTTCTGCCGTGAATGATATTCCAGCTCCTTGGAATCCAGCGATTGGGGGCATCAGTTTGGTTAGAGTAATCTCGGCACTTGTAATCTGCGGAAATCTTATATTGAGATTTTTCAGGATCCTATAGCAAACCTCCTCTAAGAGTGGAGTAGGGGTCGCCATCTCCTCTTTGAGGATTTCATAGATGAGTGCGTAATTGATGGTCTTATCAAGGTCGCCACTCTTCATCGCTGTTACAGCAGAAAAGTGTACTGTGAGATCAATCTCAAAGTCATTTCCAGTGATTTTCTCATGAGGCATTACACCATGATGAGAAAAGAAGCGTACGTGAGACAACTTAATATAACTATCATTTATTTTCATCATTTATCTGTATTTGCTTTTGAATTGAGGTAGAATCCTTATGAATCTCCTCGAAAAGGGTTTGGCTTAAAGTGGTTGGAACATCGTATTTCTCGGATAGCTGGTTGAAGAGACTCTTAGTCCGTCTATACCTTTCGGGTTGGAAAGGGGAGTAGCTGTTAGCTATTTTGACTTCACCTATGGCCTTACTTATTTCTCGACGTTTTGAAATCAGTCTGATCAGCTCATCATCCAGATGGTCTAGTTCCTTGCGATAGAGATTTATAATATCTTCTGGAGAAGCTGGGGTATTGATTAGATGGCTGATCTCTCTGGGAGTTATTTGTTGCTTAGCATCACTCCATGCGACCTCAGGATTGTGGTGGGACTCAATCATAAAGCCATCATAATTTAGACTCATGGCCTTATGAATCAATGGATGTAGAAATTCCCTAGACCCAGCGATATGGCTTGGGTCAAAGTAGAAGGGGATGCCGGGCGTCATTTTCTTAAACTTAATTACCTCGTCCCAAAGAGGAGGGTAACGCAGTTCCTCTTTTTTACCCATATCAAAACCTCGGTGTAGGACTGCAATCTTAGAAAGTCCTGCATTTATCAAGCGAATGATCGCTCCCTTCCATAGATCCAATGAGGGTGAAAGAGGGTTCTTTATTATAATAGGTATATCTGAGTCTTTGAGTAAACTAGCTAATTCCGAAATGGCGAACGGGCTGGATGTGGTGCGTGCACCTATCCATATATAATCCATTTTATACTCTAGAGCCAATGCTGCCTGTGACATGGTACCGACCTCGCAGCCCACTAACATATCAGTTTGTGCTCTTACCTCTTGTAACCAAGATAAAGCTTCCTCCCCAATACCTTCAAAGCTATTGGGGTACGTGCGAGGTTTCCAAACTCCAGCCCTAAAGATATTCACCCCCTCAGCTTTTAATTCACGAGCT
This genomic window from Porphyromonadaceae bacterium W3.11 contains:
- a CDS encoding HDIG domain-containing protein, coding for MKANKLRKSKALVEKLLLRYYNRDSKAFKILLKHSECVAEMALEIVDNHPELDLDRSFVYEGAMLHDIGVFACHAPGIGCMGEEPYIRHGVIGSEILTMEGLPLHALVCERHTGVGLSLEAILRRGLPLPHREMVPVSLEEQVVCFADCFFSKSGDPAEKKSIAQISKGMAKHGQDQVNKFNLWCEKFL
- a CDS encoding DUF3108 domain-containing protein — its product is MIKYNRRQFAKFILLLIVATVGFPNVVSAQEKNVLSSSTVFNNDETFEYKLIFKWGVIRGKVGEAKLYNKKINSGQQYFSKLTFRSVGIGDAFYSLRDTFETLYSSNRKPLRFEKRVNDDGYIMFDEISFKHSPSVIRASVKAYVPDRVKVDTVYTYNPNEIEVVDMLSTLAFVRGFDLTNPEASINGKRIVIPIGRSQVYTECQYGGTEVLKKPDGSKVETVIIILSIQDEAFENKKDAVTVWVSRDEYQIPLKVTGNLKVGRVVVELTSYYNKSGS
- a CDS encoding bifunctional 3-deoxy-7-phosphoheptulonate synthase/chorismate mutase type II, with the translated sequence MQVNEERLLNFRSDPLWDPAKISHQHPIIIAGPCSAESPEQLLTTARELKAEGVNIFRAGVWKPRTYPNSFEGIGEEALSWLQEVRAQTDMLVGCEVGTMSQAALALEYKMDYIWIGARTTSSPFAISELASLLKDSDIPIIIKNPLSPSLDLWKGAIIRLINAGLSKIAVLHRGFDMGKKEELRYPPLWDEVIKFKKMTPGIPFYFDPSHIAGSREFLHPLIHKAMSLNYDGFMIESHHNPEVAWSDAKQQITPREISHLINTPASPEDIINLYRKELDHLDDELIRLISKRREISKAIGEVKIANSYSPFQPERYRRTKSLFNQLSEKYDVPTTLSQTLFEEIHKDSTSIQKQIQINDENK
- the folB gene encoding dihydroneopterin aldolase — translated: MMKINDSYIKLSHVRFFSHHGVMPHEKITGNDFEIDLTVHFSAVTAMKSGDLDKTINYALIYEILKEEMATPTPLLEEVCYRILKNLNIRFPQITSAEITLTKLMPPIAGFQGAGISFTAEASF